From the genome of Glycine max cultivar Williams 82 chromosome 2, Glycine_max_v4.0, whole genome shotgun sequence, one region includes:
- the LOC100305547 gene encoding putative complex 1 LYR family protein isoform X1 codes for MARGQVLSAYRALLKATRKSFSGDTMMLKESALEVRNKFEENKSVSSQAEIQKLLLEAEEASHFITTMIVQAQLNPDSGTYLVKPGKEHAGATLELPSEEIIRKSG; via the exons ATGGCGAGAGGGCAAGTTCTGAGCGCGTACCGGGCGCTTCTGAAAGCGACACGGAAATCATTTTCCGGCGACACCATGATGCTGAAGGAATCAGCGTTGGAAGTGAGGAACAAGTTCGAGGAAAACAAGAGCGTGAGCTCCCAGGCGGAGATCCAGAAGCTTCTCCTAGAGGCTGAAGAGGCCTCCCATTTCATCACCACCATGATCGTCCAGGCGCAACTCAATCCCGATTCTGGCACCTACT TGGTGAAGCCGGGTAAAGAGCATGCTGGGGCAACGCTTGAACTTCCCTCGGAAGAAATTATTCGGAAATCAGGATAA